A portion of the Podospora pseudoanserina strain CBS 124.78 chromosome 2, whole genome shotgun sequence genome contains these proteins:
- a CDS encoding hypothetical protein (EggNog:ENOG503PNPV): protein MADRLSDTKAPSGITASRLLDQLESPLFGKLPAELRAVIYTEIFGGQRIHLNFTTHPIRADRVGLRKRWRHAICEQPVAGPFSEVTSRQHHCFLASRRRVLDINLLFTCQRVFEEGIPILYQFNTFHIVNIGTERLPSDDLRSLQVKIPKNWGLIRSLEFKWEVNIFDRNHPRFVPHHWGRDGYEAFWDGLADMPLLSQLRISIIMPQILMLASPEELRKLYFEPITRLKHLRICEVILPRSYSSHFGMSPEDQRLPIDGDGDYRISWATVDDGRPLAAAAANPASIQLLRTATSHTLSAPPGWS from the exons ATGGCAGACAGACTTTCTGACACCAAGGCCCCCTCGGGGATAACAGCCTCGCGTCTTTTGGACCAACTCGAGTCGCCCCTGTTTGGCAAGCTACCTGCCGAGTTGCGAGCTGTCATCTATACCGAGATCTTTGGCGGTCAACGCATCCATCTGAATTTCACAACTCACCCCATTCGCGCTGACAGGGTTGGTCTCAGGAAGCGCTGGCGCCACGCCATCTGTGAGCAGCCAGTTGCTGGCCCCTTCAGCGAGGTTACATCACGCCAGCATCACTGCTTTCTTGCCAGTCGCCGACGAGTGCTGGATATCAACCTTCTCTTCACTTGCCAGCGAGT ATTTGAAGAAGGGATTCCCATACTGTATCAGTTCAATACCTTTCACATCGTCAACATTGGCACCGAGAGGCTTCCCTCAGATGATCTGCGGAGCCTTCAAGTAAAAATACCCAAGAATTGGGGGCTCATCAGATCCTTGGAGTTCAAATGGGAAGTGAACATCTTTGATCGGAACCACCCCAGGTTTGTTCCGCATCATTGGGGGCGTGATGGCTACGAAGCATTCTGGGATGGTCTCGCCGATATGCCGTTGCTGTCTCAGCTGCGTatttccatcatcatgccgCAAATACTCATGCTCGCATCGCCTGAGGAGCTTCGAAAGCTTTATTTTGAGCCTATAACGCGCCTCAAGCATTTACGGATATGTGAAGTGATCCTACCGAGATCGTACAGCTCGCATTTTGGCATGAGCCCGGAGGATCAGCGCCTTCCTAttgatggagatggcgatTACCGTATCAGCTGGGCcactgttgatgatggacgTCCACTGGCTGCTGCAGCTGCCAACCCTGCGTCCATTCAACTCCTGCGAACAGCTACTTCCCACACACTGTCAGCGCCTCCAGGCTGGTCATGA
- a CDS encoding hypothetical protein (COG:Q; EggNog:ENOG503NZDB) produces MSRNLAESIPLVNRLFALLESYWQQQLDPALPTPPAEIKAIVPTQQSILKHLSEREYLKQLAPKSVKDASLLSFDPGVFDNELLKLKLYSTVDPKDPSHAKEPEGDIVEGTYMGTQIALTQAYAKIEQTFSALFDVLGIEPTLPRYIQLEEQKKLYNYSAYPKNADGTPAQYPPHLQTIPPEHSYTPFGIFNAIGLIETQVILKKITPTEDGLVGKTKEWLLEKARAAAFGGDPEKGIKIQDVVDYNKYHRKFGTDISNGGNIGLLDDWYSDRRFADQQFTGVNPTTITKASPAWIADFTKAAKDGGYNKWLDFFAKVDKSSLFVQDGSYFRKAFGISNPEQVLHHKQPGSDDNWCVGAVTLFQLHDDGKLHPIAICIDHKGSMEKSTTIFNIRMTPYDSTAGEKEDWPWRYAKTASQVTDWMRHELAVHLTLSHLVEESIIVAINRTIPMDHPLYRLLLPHWYKTLSLNAAARASLVPQVVADIVGVTPDQAYSFIRDAYDTYDFVGSYVPNDLNRRGFPNTQEGLSHTRYKNYPYAKNMLALWHVLRNYVNSMLRISFPTDESIANDKYIQDFVKEVKTAGFMPSFPELKTLDALVDAVTMCIHIASPYHSAVNYLQNFYQVFVVSKPPCLCKEPPTTIGQLRQFNESDLVASLPINRQRQWLLAAQLPWLLSFKVDDERSLLNYAASQWNVYRYKKGANELKVKEASQKLYEDLQGLQRVFFHNSTGMDKGSIPYMVLDPGLTAVSILI; encoded by the exons ATGTCACGAAACTTGGCAGAAAGCATCCCCTTAGTGAACAGGCTTTTTGCCTTGCTCGAGAGCTATTGGCAACAGCAACTGGACCCGGCTCTCcctacaccaccagctgAGATCAAGGCCATCGTCCCGACCCAGCAATCGAttctcaaacacctctcAGAGAGAGAATATCTGAAGCAGTTAGCACCGAAGTCTGTCAAGGATGCCTCGTTGTTGTCATTTGACCCAGGTGTTTTTGACAATGAACTCCTGAAGTTGAAGCTTTACTCTACTGTCGACCCTAAGGATCCCTCCCACGCCAAGGAGCCCGAAGGTGACATCGTAGAGGGCACTTACATGGGGACTCAGATTGCTCTAACCCAAGCATACGCCAAAATCGAACAAAC ATTTTCTGCGCTGTTCGATGTTCTAGGCATTGAGCCAACACTGCCTCGGTATATCCAGCTcgaggagcagaagaagctcTACAACTACTCGGCGTACCCCAAGAATGCGGATGGAACGCCTGCGCAGTATCCTCCCCACCTTCAGACGATCCCTCCGGAGCACAGTTACACACCTTTTGGTATTTTCAACGCGATTGGGCTCATTGAGACTCAAGTCATTCTCAAGAAGATCACACCAACAGAGGATGGTCTGGTTGGCAAGACGAAAGAGTGGCTGCTTGAGAAGGCCAGGGCAGCAGCCTTTGGAGGCGATCCTGAGAAGGGGATCAAAATCCAGGACGTTGTTGACTACAATAAATACCACCGCAAATTCGGCACTGACATCAGCAACGGCGGAAATATCGGTCTTTTAGACGACTGGTACAGCGATCGTCGGTTTGCTGATCAGCAGTTCACTGGAGTCAACCCTACCACCATTACCAAAGCCTCGCCGGCATGGATTGCTGACTTCACCAAGGCGGCCAAGGATGGTGGGTACAACAAATGGCTAGACTTCTTCGCCAAGGTGGACAAGTCTTCCCTATTTGTGCAGGACGGCAGTTACTTTCGCAAGGCTTTTGGCATCTCAAATCCAGAACAGGTGCTCCATCATAAACAGCCTGGAAGCGATGACAACTGGTGTGTCGGGGCAGTGACCCTGTTCCAACTTCATGATGACGGCAAGCTGCACCCCATCGCCATCTGCATTGACCACAAGGGTTCGATGGAGaagtccaccaccatcttcaacataCGCATGACACCATACGACTCAACCGCcggtgagaaggaggattgGCCATGGCGATACGCCAAAACAGCCTCTCAGGTTACCGACTGGATGCGCCATGAGCTTGCCGTGCATCTTACGTTGTCTCATCTTGTCGAAGAGTCGATCATCGTCGCCATCAACCGAACCATTCCGATGGATCATCCCCTGTACCGTTTGTTATTGCCTCACTGGTACAagaccctctccctcaatgctgctgctcgtgCCAGTCTTGTACCCCAGGTAGTAGCGGACATCGTCGGCGTGACTCCAGACCAAGCCTACAGTTTCATCCGCGACGCCTACGACACATACGATTTCGTTGGCAGCTATGTTCCCAACGATCTCAACAGGCGTGGCTTTCCCAACACACAAGAGGGACTCAGCCACACTCGCTACAAAAACTACCCCTATGCCAAGAACATGCTTGCTCTCTGGCACGTTCTGAGAAACTACGTCAACTCCATGCTCAGAATCTCGTTCCCTACGGATGAGAGCATCGCAAATGACAAGTACATCCAGGACTTTGTTAAAGAAGTCAAAACAGCCGGCTTCATGCCCTCTTTCCCGGAGCTCAAGACGCTCGATGCCCTTGTCGACGCTGTCACCATGTGCATTCATATCGCCTCCCCTTACCACAGCGCTGTCAACTACCTGCAGAACTTCTACCAGGTCTTTGTTGTCTCCAAGCCCCCATGCTTGTGTAAGGAGCCCCCGACCACAATTGGGCAGCTCCGCCAGTTCAACGAGTCGGACTTGGTGGCTTCACTTCCTATCAACAGACAACGGCAGTGGCTTCTGGCTGCACAACTGCCTTGGCTGTTGAGCTTcaaggtggatgatgagaggagcTTACTCAATTATGCGGCCAGCCAGTGGAATGTGTACCGGTACAAAAAGGGGGCGAATGAGCTGAAAGTTAAGGAGGCGAGCCAGAAGCTGTATGAAGACTTGCAGGGACTGCAGAGGGTCTTCTTTCACAACAGCACGGGAATGGATAAGGGGAGTATTCCGTATATGGTGTTGGATCCGGGGTTGACGGCTGTTTCTATTCTTATCTAG
- a CDS encoding hypothetical protein (EggNog:ENOG503P5KR), which produces MPSVKNPNKPSKNRLAAKAAKARKEAQKSSAAGRLSKIEKTDANRFGARPGLMPTSGPRKPVSAKKQRKLEKKMGYALKRKMEREGEVEMKDAVVVEKKAEGGEKEEVEMDIS; this is translated from the exons atgcCCTCCGTCAAAAACCCCAACAAGCCCTCCAAGAACAGGCTCGCCGCCAAGGCCGCCAAAGCCCGGAAAGAGGCGCAAAAGTCCTCCGCCGCTGGCCGCCTGTCCAAAATCGAGAAGACCGACGCAAACAGATTTGGCGCCCGCCCGGGGTTGATGCCTACGAGCGGCCCGAGAAAGCCGGTGAGCGCCAAGAAGcagaggaagttggagaagaagatggggtATGCGCTtaagaggaagatggagagggagggggaggtggagatgaagg AtgcggttgtggttgagaaaaaggctgagggtggtgagaaggaggaggttgagatggataTCTCATGA
- a CDS encoding hypothetical protein (COG:S; EggNog:ENOG503P1RI), with product MYHLPEGGIDPKNISIECMGPIMEPLDFMSEENYGSTYPETKEGRMPEVLRVSLSFKNVAMPTIHLVSLVSPVIAGVGQQTQQAKATLKNVKGWRQGFSLGRLPRTLRDAAMITRRLGATSGSINLCIIQDDKSDWERGSSKMASIYQNSFLTLAATGSADGDCGCFAGFHEIP from the exons ATGTATCATCTCCCAGAGGGCGGCATCGACCCAAAGAACATCTCAATCGAATGTATGGGTCCAATCATGGAGCCTTTGGACTTTATGTCCGAAGAGAACTATGGGTCGACATATCCAGAAACGAAAGAGGGAAGAATGCCGGAAGTTTTGAGGGTTTCGCTCTCTTTCAAAAATGTCGCCATGCCGACTATCCATCTTGTCTCATTGGTCTCGCCGG TCATTGCTGGTGTCGGACAACAAACCCAGCAGGCTAAAGCAACGTTAAAAAATGTGAAAGGATGGCGTCAGGGCTTTTCCCTTGGAAGGCTTCCAAGGACACTCAGAGATGCAGCCATGATAACCCGCCGTCTTGGA GCTACCTCTGGATCGATAAATCTTTGCATCATACAGGATGACAAGAGCGACTGGGAACGTGGATCTAGCAAGATGGCAAGCATATACCAGAACTCCTTCCTCACATTGGCGGCTACTGGGTCTGCTGATGGTGACTGCGGCTGTTTCGCAGGTTTTCATGAGATTCCTTAG
- a CDS encoding hypothetical protein (COG:G; EggNog:ENOG503NX0F; CAZy:CBM43; CAZy:GH72), whose amino-acid sequence MRFSKTSLVSASLLLGQAAAELPPIVMKGSKFFYENGTQFFMKGVAYQQDSAASGQSTGSSKYSDPLADPASCRRDVPLLKQLRTNTIRTYAIDPTKNHDECMKLLDDAGIYVISDLSEPSLSVNRDDPKWDVELLKRYTDVVDALSGYSNVIGFFAGNEVTNNATNTDASAYVKAAVRDTKNHIKATTKRWLGVGYAANDDADIRENIAKYFNCGNQSEAIDYWGYNIYSWCGESSFTDSGYDKQVEFFKGYSVPVFFAEYGCNIPHGAEGRIWEETTALYSDKMTGVISGGIVYMYHQEENDYGLVQIKGSTASKLKDFDTLSTAMASVRPSPTQMDAYNPTNSPAACPTVNSKWVVSGDRLPPTPNNDLCECMYKSLTCVPSDNLKTTDFGKIFNYVCDQTPEACDGINGNVTSGVYGPFSMCGDKQKLGYILNEYYNSQNQASGACEFKGQATIQAAEADDRCKASLAEASEAASNTQGGSETSKNIAVPIPMKHLFTIGDLAVGAYVVVAMGVGAGMVLL is encoded by the exons ATGCGATTCTCTAAAACATCTCTCGTTTCCGCCTCCCTACTACTAGGGCAGGCGGCCGCCGAACTTCCTCCCATTGTCATGAAG GGGTCCAAATTCTTCTACGAAAATGGCACCCAATTCTTCATGAAGGGTGTTGCTTACCAGCAAGACAGCGCCGCCTCCGGCCAGTCCACCGGCAGCTCCAAGTACAGCGACCCTCTTGCCGATCCCGCCAGCTGCAGACGCGACGTCCCCCTTCTCAAGCAACTCCGTACCAACACCATCCGTACCTATGCCATTGACCCAACCAAGAACCACGACGAGTGCATGAAGCTTCTCGACGACGCCGGCATCTATGTCATCAGCGATCTTAGCGAGCCAAGCTTGTCGGTCAACCGCGACGACCCCAAGTGGGACGTCGAGTTGCTCAAGAGATACACTGATGTCGTCGACGCCCTGAGCGGGTACAGCAACGTGATCGGCTTCTTCGCTGGTAACGAGGTCACCAACAATGCCACCAATACTGATGCCTCTGCCTACGTCAAGGCCGCTGTCCGCGACACCAAGAACCACATCaaggccaccaccaaacgcTGGTTGGGCGTTGGCTATGCTGCCAACGATGACGCCGATATCCGTGAAAACATTGCCAAGTACTTCAACTGCGGCAACCAGAGCGAGGCCATCGATTACTGGGGATACAACATCTACTCGTGGTGCGGCGAGAGCTCTTTCACGGATTCGGGCTATGATAAGCAGGTCGAGTTCTTCAAAGGGTACTCGGTGCCTGTCTTCTTTGCCGAATATGGCTGCAACATTCCCCACGGTGCTGAGGGTCGTATCTGGGAGGAGACTACTGCCCTCTACTCTGATAAAATGACTGGCGTTATTAGCGGCGGCATTGTTTACATGTACCACCAGGAGGAGAATGACTACG GTCTGGTCCAAATCAAGGGCAGCACCGCCTCCAAGTTGAAGGACTTTGACACTCTCTCGACCGCCATGGCGTCCGTTCGCCCTTCGCCTACCCAGATGGATGCCTACAAtcccaccaactcccccgccgcctgcCCCACGGTCAACTCCAAGTGGGTCGTCAGCGGCGACCGCTTGCCCCCTACCCCCAACAACGACCTTTGCGAGTGCATGTACAAGTCCTTGACCTGCGTTCCTTCGGACAACCTCAAGACCACCGACTTTGGCAAGATCTTCAACTATGTCTGCGACCAGACTCCCGAGGCGTGCGACGGCATCAACGGCAATGTCACCTCGGGCGTGTACGGACCCTTCTCCATGTGCGGAGATAAGCAGAAGTTGGGGTATATTCTCAACGAGTACTACAACTCCCAGAACCAGGCCAGCGGCGCTTGCGAGTTCAAGGGGCAGGCCACCATCCAGGCGGCCGAGGCTGATGACCGGTGCAAGGCTAGCTTGGCTGAGGCCAGCGAGGCTGCTAGCAACACCCAGGGTGGGTCAGAGACGAGCAAGAATATTGCCGTGCCTATCCCCATGAAGCACCTGTTTACGATTGGTGACTTGGCTGTCGGGGCGTATGTGGTTGTTGCTATGGGCGTTGGTGCTGGTATGGTGCTTTTGTAA